Genomic DNA from Nicotiana tabacum cultivar K326 chromosome 21, ASM71507v2, whole genome shotgun sequence:
ctaataccttcgcccgatacaatatgtctcGATACAACTCCCATATGCTGCTTATGTtcttccttactgcgcgagtagatcaaaatgtcatcaatgaagacaatgacaaatgaatcaatatacgGCCTGAATACCatgtttatcaaatccataaacgctgttggggcattagttaaaccaaaagacattaccagaaactcataatgaccattgGATCGTGACATATAAAGTGATACAGTAATTGTATGTATTATTGTATTTAGTACCTATGAATAGTAATTAGACAAACTTAGTTACGCATGGTATTCACGCTTGAAACtgtagtgctttatgaaaaatcCTGTAATTTATATAACTCAATCCATTGGAACTTGTTTAACTCAATTGAATTGTAAAGTTTCAATTTATTAAGCAATTTATGAATTTAATTATATATCTAGAATAATAAACATAAACTTAAGAGCCAACCAAATtgggttttgaaaaaaataaataaaaagaaaacgaaTGGGTTGGTCCTAGATAACACTGTAGCAAGGCTCGGCTCGACTCATCTCAATATTTTTATTTCGATTGAACTTGATCTCAAGccgaaggtctatcggaaacagtctctttgCCCTTTCAGGGCAGGGGTAAGACCTACCCTCCCCatacctcacttgtgggattacactgggttgttatTGTCGATTGAACTTGATCTCAAGTTGACTCGACTCAACTTAATACAGTATAAACTCGATTTGGCTCGATTCGGATGACGACCAAGCCAAGTCAGGAGTAGGCAAAATGCTGCTAAAATATGATGAATGAGACGTGCGCAACAATAATAAAAAGAGGTTAGCAAGGAGATGCAGCCCAATCGCATTCCGAATCTTCCGACCATAATCTGAGATATAGACGGCGATTCTTTGGCTTCCTACCGCTTCCCTCTCTCCGTTTTTCCTCTTACCACATTGTAGTGGTTGTCCttcttttctgtttttatttTCTCTGTACATCCAATTCCATTACATAAATAGAAATGAATTTTCGTTGTCTTTCTGACGTCCAGATGCCTTTTTGAAGAATTattaatacaaataaaaatcagaaaaggaaaatgTTATTACATGTAATAACAATTTCCGTTAGGGAAAATAGAAACAACAGGCCTCCTACGAGAGAGATCATTGTAGATGCTGTTGGAAGTCACCGCCCTGAACCACCTGCGGCGTGTTAGTTGGAAATGCTCTTTCTTGGATATTTCTATTATCAGATATGAATGCATTAGAGATTTTATTTTAATGACCTTAACCATTTGAAGGGAAATCTGTGCACACTGGTTCTTTAATTTGTATAAGGACATTATCTTCCAACATTCTGGTTCGACCTTCTTTcttttgtattgttctatatcCTGTTCCCTTCTCGTTTGATTTTGTTTTGCATTGGTTCAATTTGTAGGAAAAATCACAATTTTGGTTAATCACGATTTGTTATATCCAGTaacaatttttcacaaatttattgagttcttttcttatttaatgATGTTCACTTATCGATCTTTTTTATGCAACAAGCACCTTATTAAGTCaaactttgttaaatttttagaATACCGTTGATAGAGTTTCCACAAGGACACATATATATAGAAGATTATAAGGCAATCTTTTATGTTACAGATCTTTTATCTCAATAAAAAAGAAATCTCTCACTGCAACAAAAGGAATGAATTCTGTTTTTATATTTGCACGTAACTTTTGAATATCAATTTGTCCGGTGCATGAATGGAATTTGGCTGCATGACATTTTACTGAATCTGCTTTTTTCAATTTTCAGGTTGTTTGGTTGAAATTTCGAAATCATGTCTTCGAAACCCAAACCTATAGAGTTACCGCAGGTCAGTTTTTTTCTCTATCCTATTCCCCATTTTCACCTGACATTTATATTTCGGCATGTGCCCAATTCCATGTCTTAGTTTGACGACCCACCAAACCTATTTGAACGAAAACGATTTATTGAAAATATTCTACACATTACAAATAGGTAGTAGGACCCATATTATAATTAGCAAAACCTACTTTGACTAGAAACTATAAAAAAAATCCTATTTCGGTATGATTTTGACTGTAAATCGTAATTAGATATGAACGAAAATAAACTAGCAAATACCAAATTTTGAACAATTCTGTTGCTATGTGAGAATCCAACCCCAACTTGTTTAATTATTTTTGGTCATTCAGATGAGCAATATGCCATTAGAAGATACATGTCAAGCCAGCAAATGTAGTGACAGCACAGAGACTAGTTCCAGTAGTACTACACCCATAAAGCCACACACTGGTGGTGACGTTAGATGGGATGCGATTAATTCGGCTACTGGAAGAGGAGGATCTCCTCTTGGTCTTAGCAATTTTCGGTTGTTGAAGCGACTTGGATATGGGGATATTGGAAGTGTGTACCTTGTTGAACTCAGGGGAACCAGCACTTACTTTGCCATGAAAGTGATGGATAAAGGATCACTTGCAAGTAGAAATAAATTGCTGCGAGCTGAAACGGAGAGGGAGATTCTTGGTCTTCTTGACCACCCATTCTTGCCAACTTTATATTCTCACTTTGAGACTGACAAATTCTATTGCTTAGTCATGGAATTCTGCAGTGGAGGCAACCTTCATACCCTCCGTCAAAAACAGCCCAATAAGCATTTTACTGAGGAGGCTGCTAGGTTAGTACCTATATCTACTATCTGTTCTTACATTTAACGAACACTTGATACGTATTGCTAAGTGTGTTACCTTTCAGATATTAGATATATGCTCCATTTACCTTTCAGATTGTTGAATTCTTTTCCATACAGAGCAtgtacttctaaattaattagcTGTTCGTTTTGGTACTCTCTCGAATGGCCTGAATCATTGCAGATTTTATGCATCAGAGGTGTTGTTGGCGCTTGAATATCTGCATATGCTAGGAATTGTATACAGGGATCTTAAGCCAGAAAATGTACTAGTGAGAGATGAGGGTCATATTATGCTTTCTGATTTCGACCTATCTCTCCGTTGCTCTGTCAATCCAACGCTTGTCAAGTCTTCATCTGTACATGGAGGTGGCAATGTAAGCAGTGGAGGTAGCATTTTAGATAATGACAATGCAGTCCAAGGTTGTATGCAGCCCTCAAATTTTTTCCCTCGTAACATTCTGCCTACCAAAAAGAATCGAAAGTCTAAATCAGATTTCGGGCTATTTGTGGGAGGATCACTTCCTGAGCTTATGGCAGAGCCTACTAATGTGCGATCCATGTCCTTCGTTGGCACTCATGAGTACTTGGCCCCTGAGATAATTCGCGGAGAAGGTCATGGTAGTGCAGTGGATTGGTGGACTTTTGGTATATTCTTATATGAACTTTTGCACGGGACAACCCCTTTTAAAGGTTCTGGCAATCGCGCCACACTGTTCAATGTAGTAGGCCAGCCTTTGAGATTCCCAGAAACTCCGCAAGTGAGTGCTATTGCGCGAGATCTTATAAGGGGACTACTCGTCAAGGAACCACACAAGAGAATTGCATATAAAAGAGGTGCTACTGAAATTAAACAGCACCCTTTTTTTGAAGGTGTTAATTGGGCTTTGGTCAGATGTGCTGTTCCTCCCTCTATACCAGAACCTGTGGACTTCACCCAATATGCAAGTAAAGAAGCATCAGCTCATTATTCAGATAAGAAGATGCCAGAAACTGAAAGACATGATAAAAACAAAAGCACTTCTACTGATTCTTCATATATTGACTTTGAGTACTTCTAGGATCGGATTCTGGAGAATTCAAATCAATCTTCATCATAAAATAATACGTTATGATGCAGGGGATTTTCGCTTATTTTGGCCATTCAGGTGATGTTAATGCTCACTTAGTACGTAACATTTGAAGTATATAAAAATCAAATGGTCGAATGTGGGCTACTAAGGATTGACCATCATAAGTAGGTCATTAATTAAGATAGTATGTAAGATTATACATTTATACTTGTGACCAACTTTGACTGATCTTGAAGTATTATGTGGCCATGCAGTGTGTTTATTGTGTAGAACTGCACGGCAATAACTTTCAAGTGCTTCAAGAAGAAAACAATTTGCAACACTTTCAGACGAAGGATTTTTCTGACTAAAGTTGAGTCGTAATAGCTGCGGATGTATTGTGAATATGATTTGTCACTTCCTTTGTTTCATTTTATTTGATGATATTTCACTAGACatgaattttaaaatattaatttttactTGTATGATACGCCATATATTATTAGTGATAGAAATGCATATTAAAGTAGTTGTTTGAAAAGAGAACAAAACTCATATCAAAATTAAGTGTAAATGGTTTAATGATTTTGAATTATAGTATCGCTACGGTGAGTAACATTAACAATACTATACCTCCTTTACAGCTTTCGTTGTTAGTTTAtcccttttgatttttttgataAAATTGTACTCCTATTTATATATCATAGTTTGGATTTCAAGCgccaaacttttaattttgatCGTGAATTCGAATATcgtctttaaattcttttcaaataaaatttaaatatttaaaaattacgtaAAATAtactataagtcacaataattaacaaatcaaaatatttaaaagacataaaaaatctcgatcaaaaacTCTAGAAATTTGAACACTGTCATATAAATTAAAAGAGAGGGAGCACTTAATTGAAACATCAGCTAGCTTCCCTCTATTCTTATCagtaatttttttaatttcaaattagCTTTATTAATCTGTTTAAATATAGTGCTACTTAAGTTAAAGATTCTCTTTGTTCTAGTTTTTGACCCAAGAAAAGTGCTCAATATTTGTCAAAGAATGTAGAATTTCGGAAAAATAGAATAACACGGAAAAATTGCTATTGGCCTGGGTTGTCGTTCTTTCTTCCCTCTTCTCTGTTGGATTGGACCGATGATTATTAGAACTCATCATCTTTCCTGAACCTTTCAAGCTACCCCACTCCTGCAACGATAagatcgatcgttttgagtatttttatTTCGTTTGACTGTTCggagtcttgagtagcttcacatgtggtattatgacttgtgtgtatcgtcgGTTTTAGTTCTCGAGTGGTTCGggatcgatttggaagaatgattctcagttcggaagctttaaattggaagagttgatcaagtttgacatTTGTATATTTGACCTTGGATCGGAATTTTGATAGTTTTAGTGGGTCtaaatggtgattttggacttggcgtATGCTTGTATTTGCTTTTGGGTGTTTCTAAAAGGTTTCGgctctatttggcgaaagttgacaatttgaaggtttggaaagttcataggttggACCGGGAGTTGACTTAGATGTTATTGGGTTTGAATTCTTGTTCCGCAAGTTAGAATatgttcgttgtgtcatttggaacttgtgtgcaaaattttgagTGATTCTGAGTTGTTTAGGCATGTTCGGCATAAGTTtgaaatttagaaatttgaaatagtttattaaccttgaattggggtgcgattcatcgttttgatgttgttatgtgtgattcgAGTCCTTGAGTAGGTCCACGTTATgctttgagacttgttggtatgttcggacgagaTCCCGAGGGGCCCGAGTGAGTTTCGGGGTAGTTCCGGACCATTTCGTCACTATTTGGCATAAATGGTTTTCTGTGATTCTGGTGTTTCTGGCCCTCTAAGTGATCGTGAAGGTaaggacgcgatcgcgtagagttttGGGAGCTGCTGGTTGTTTATTCATCGTGTTCACGAGAGGAGAAACGCGTTCGGGTTGAGAGGTTTCTTCATTGCATTCGCAGGTTATAGTTTGCGATCGCGGTTCAGCGGGAACTGGGAACTTCTGTCTTCGTGTTCATAAGGTCTTGGGCGCGTTCGCGTAGTTGTGGTGCCTGAGTTCACCCCGTTCGCAAGGGTAGTGTCGCGAATGCGACGCATATTTGTAACGACTCGATAGTTCGTTTTGAGTACTAGTCTTAATTTTCATGATCTTAGACCTCCCATAGCTTCATTCAATATTTTTTGATTTGTGTGCGTGGTCCATGTCGCTTTTCGAAATGCTTTTatgtggaattttgaagaaaaataataattttgactAAAAGTGATGTTAGAGTTGACCgcggtcaatattttggataaacgaCCCCGAATtggtattttgacaatttcggtaggttcgtattgtgattttggacttgcgcatatgcccgaaattaaattcggAGGTTCTTAGGTTGATTTGatttgttttgccgaaagttggcaatttgaatatTTAGAAATTCCTTAGGTTTGACAGCAGGTTGACTTTATAGTTATCGAGTTCGAATAtttgttttgggacttggaataggtctgtttggCTGCTGGAAACTTGTCTACGAAATTTGGTAtgattccgagttggtttgataagAATCGGATGCTTGATTGTGTTTCTAGCAACTCTTGAgtttccttttgaatttcatgtgttttgatatCTGATTCGTGGTTTCGGATATTATTTTGTGTTTTTGATCGAGCAAGCGAGGTCCTATGATGAttttatacttgtgtgcatgttcagtttggagcccgagggactcaagtgagttttggataggcttcATACCATTCTTGGACTTGTAGGCACAGTTGGCTTTTGCTTCTAGTGTCTTGTGCTTCGTGATTGCGAAGGTTctctcgtgatcgcgaagggaAAAAATTGGGGCTGGGGCTGAtacactacgcgaacgcaagaggcggatcgcgaacgcgatggcttgGGGGGGAtttccctttgcgaacgcgaatggactctcgcgaacgcgtagctttggTCGGTTGGGGGCAAGCACGGGGAATCCTTCTATGGGAATGCGACACACATGTCGCGAAGGCGGAATCTAGGCAGGGGATGCCTTTGAGAACGCGTGAAGGTCTTCGCGAACACAATGTCCACTTGGCCaatgttcttcgcgaacgcgatgaacgcCTGACGCCCAGCTATTTTAAAAGTTGAAAGTCGGGGTTATTTTACAAAACGCCATTTTTGAAAGCTAGAGCTTGGCCTAGAGGGGATTTTGAGGATATTTTCATCCTAACTTCATTCGTTAGtaatttttaactagttttgatgTATTTCCATAATCACCCATTGATTTTACCCATTAATCTAtgaatttcatggtagaaaatttggggttttgggtagaaattagtatttttgtaaaattgagatttagatctcaaattgaggtaGGATTTCGAAACAATTTATATAACCGATCTCAgggatgaatgggtaatcaggctttggtccgaatctcgagttttgaccaagcgagcccgaggttgacttttgttgtcttttttcaaattcattaaatattgaatctttttcatttgtgggtaatttctaaagcttattatgcattatttgaactatttttggctacatttgattggtttggagagcATTGATTGGTCTATTTGCTAAGTAAATTATGTATGGGGACGTCGTATATGTAAGGTTACGGGTATATATGTGTCGTCagtggttaaagcatgcgggCAGAAATTGTTATATTGTACTATGTTTTTCCATTGACTATGATTTCCATGCCTTAGATTATTATTTCTTTGATTGTTCGTcatcatatttattgtttattttgatttgttaGGATATTGAAAGTTTAGTTTCTTTATCATAACACTAACCTTGTATTGGTCCCTtggattattgttgttgtatggtgaggaagagtgagaAGCATGAAGAGTGTTGTCGTGCCTTATTTGCATTTTACTATCATTGATTGAGAGTTGGCAGACATTGTTCACGTGcagaagatttggaggcactatctatacgaCGTTCATTGTGAGGTCTGATTAGAGTctccagcacctgttcaagcagaaagacctCAATTTGCAACAACGGatatggttagagttgctgaaagactatgaaaTTATCATATTATATCATctagggaaggccaatatagtgatcgatgcattgagtaggaaggctgagagcatgggtagtttggcatatttaccaatagctgagaggccactagccatggatgttcaccctttggccaatcggtttgtgagattggtGTTTCGGAGCCCATTCGAGTTCTTGCATCTATTGTAGCACAGTCATCATTGTTGGATCATACCAAGGCTCACCAGTTTGATGATtctcacttgttggtgttgaaagACATGGTGCAGCAGGGTGGTAttaaggaggttgtgattggtgatgatggtgttatgcggcttCAGGGCCGAATTTATGTTCCAAAcgttgatgggttgagagagttgataCTTGACGAGGTTCACAGTTTGCGCTAATATATTTTCCCAGGTGTCACGAAGATATACTGTGACTTGAAACAACCCTATTGGtggcgaagaatgaagaaagacaaaCATTActtatgtatctcggtgtttggATTGTCAATATGTAAAGTATGAACATAAAAAACTGAGTAAATTGACTCAGAGATTGGAggtaccggagtggaagtgggagcgcatcactatggatttcgtggtAGGCTTACCACGGACCTTGAAGAAATATGACGCAGTCTGGGTTATTATGAAGCGGTTGACTAAgttcgcacacttcattccggtggcgacttcctattcttcagagcggttaccTCAGGTTTACATCCGGTAGATTATCCGCCTGCACGTCATTCCAATTTCAATCATTTATGACTGAGGCACGCAATTCACATCGCATTTTTGAAGAGCCGTgcaacgtgagttgggcacgtgggttgagctgagcacaacgtttcatcctcagactgacgaacagtccgagcgcattattcagatcttggaggacatgttatgtGCTTGTGTCATGGATTTCAGAGGTTTATAGGATTAGTTTTTCATCTAGCGGATtttgtctacaacaacagttaccagtcgagtattcagatggcgccgTATATGGTATTATAtaggaggcgatgtcgttcgtcGATTGGTTGGTTTGTGCCCGGAGATGTCcaggttgttgggcacagatttggtccgtgattcaggagcaacttcgtACAACCTAGTCCAGATAAAAGTTTTATGCATACCCGAAAGTTTGAGATGTGGCATAGATGGTGGGTGAAAAGGTTCTcattcgagtgtcgcctatgaagggcgtgatgcggttcgaaagaagggcaagttgagcctgaGGTGTATTGGGTCGTTTgagatcttggagagagttgAGGAGGTTGTTTACATGCTTGCTTTTCCTCCTAGACTAGAAGGGGTACATCCGGTATTTTATATTTTCATGCTTTGGAAGTACTATAAGTACATCTCGCATGTTTTTAACTTCAGCATAGATCAACTTGATGAGAATTTGGCCTATGAAGAGGAGCTGGTGGATATTCTAGCccagcaggttcgaaagttgagatctagGAGTTTTCCTTCAGTGCAAGTGCAATGGAGGGGTTAACCGATCGAGGCAGCTacatgggagtccgagtccgatatgcgaagtagatacccccacctttttgtcatgacccaaccaGGGGGaccgcgactggcgctcaaccgagtgaacccggtcgagcaagcctattaaacctttcctacccgactcattcataatccaaaaagggatcgCATCACTATTTGTGAAACAGTAGGGGGTTGGGGGGGGATCAGTTAtgtaaatatataaacgttgctagttcatttttccttatatacattatgtcatagttgagttcccaaaatataactcgatccaacgaccaccccaacatacatacatgacccatataaacgtctatggagcctctaagagtacaaaagagcaacatgacaatgccggcaacaaggccccggctatacctcaaaatatgaaaacttatacaaaagaaggactacatgacccctagGAGAAatagggctcaccaagactgctgtgaggagagaaagagaacaccactatctgcgatcggcactatctgcgatggaaccacctacatctattcaaagatgtagcacccccggcaaagGGGACGTTAGcattgtcgaatagtactagtatgtaaggcaaacaccaatcttagtagagtGAACAGTGAAACAAGGAGAAGACagtcataaaaatcaataagtacttcatagaaatacaaagaaaaaccaagtaaggatcacatagtttccaattcaatccttccatctttttagattaataatctttaatTCCAAGGCCACGACTCATAATGCCACCGTGTTTTACACGAAGtacggtctcggcccgaccggctaagccatctcaagtgagacatatccataaccacaatgtaaatcaataattccaacacaattgccaccatgtgtacaacatggcatccgatctgggcccgatcggctaagccatctcacttgagacataacctctttcaattgttcacgcAATTAACATTTCTTCCCCATCTTTTGTTACATGGCAGAAAATgacctcatttattaattagttctTGGGACTTGGGAACATTTCACAATTcaagtcttttccttttttatccgttcaaataacatcatcacataaggcattgcacacataagggaaggagcttggaaacaacataattacgttctcaaatagcatgatgacatggtaaccatctaaaaaaattagggaacatgaatctttcaatccaacacactaaggcaaacaattctagtatgatcaaatTAGAACTTACACCCAtcattcggacaccaggagttcgattctaggaagaagagagttagccatacatacctcaattgcgcttctttagactctacaattatccgaaACCCTTAGCAACcacaatctattttagcaatatacaaattgaacccagaattaggaaaatgttcatggttctagctcacttttctcccacactctttatcacacatgcattcaagataaaccaccctcatacccatAAAGTATCACCctaataccccattatagctatgttagaaattaagagctgggtgatgaagtcttaccttttagGGTGAAGAATTTTGGTGCTCTACATGAATATTTCCAAgtctttgagtgatggttgaagatcaatttgataaaaaattaggccctccctccagaaccctctctctcactctagaaatattagaaatgagcttcaaaatagactaaatgggtgttttaacggaatggggttcgggttttaaattaagaaaaatggtgccccgacacaggtttgcggtcgcatatgcgaccgcataatggttatgcggtccgcaaagtgaccgcagaaatggccctcataGGCCTAAACCTTCGGCTCAGGTATGCGActagtatgcggtccgcatacttgttctgcggtcgcataatgcactgtaGAACTCCCTCCGTAGAAACCTAAGAGGAATTATGCGACccatatgcggtctgcatatcgattatgcggtcgcataatcgaccacaaaactgacctcaaattggccaaacttactgcttcactctacgACCATTATGCAGTCTGCAGAGTGATTatacggccgcataatgggccgcagaaatgctttcttctgcgaaacattttcctctaagtccgtagggtactgttcagtCTAAAAATTCCGAACCGCGAAGAATTTTTACTATAGTAATGTAGGAAtttatcttggcaccacgaaaccccgagtttttggttaaacATTTTACTGGTCCTTAcacttttcaccagtccaggcacttttctatgtccgttcgaggacgaatatttcttttagaggtgcagaatgtgatgaccctgtaacgactcggtcggttattttgagagtattagcctcgaacccctatttattgctccctctatttcatttttgggttttgtgacttacCGAGAGAATTTGTTTTGGTTCCTGagtaaaatgggacacatagtccttaGAATGAAAGTTTAAGTCGTAAGAATTCACCATAGTTGAAATTctatgaagatgactccggaatggtgtTTCGAcggtttcaatagctctgtatggtgattttggtcttaggagcgtgtccggatattcatttggaggtccgtaggtcatttcgacgTCAACTGGCGAAAGctggaaaattggatgatttttgggaagtttgaccgggagtgaactttttgatatcggggtcggattccgatttagGAAGTTAGAGTAGGACCGTAATGtcgattatgacttgtgtgcaaaatttgggatcaatcgaacttgatttgataggtttcggcgtcagaTGTAGAAGTTCGAAGtgctaaagttcattaggcttgaatcgatgtgcaattcatgatgttagcgttgtttggtgtgatttgaatactcgactaagtttttattatgttttaggacttgttggtaggtttggttgaggtcccgggggcttcggggtgggttcagatggttaacggatcaagttgAAGCTTAAAGAATGGCTGAAGTGCACCAGTTTTGGTTCAACCACACCTGCGCAAGTTTGACCGCAAGTGCGGGTCTGCAGAAGCGTGAGGCCAAGCGCAGAAACGGAGCTGAAGGAGGTAGtctgtggtcgcagatgcgatgtaaaggccgcagaagcggagccgcttCTGTGGAAGGATGACCGTAGAACCGGAGAGTGATGGAACTGAGGAGGCCAAggtttctgcagaagcggacgagTGGGCACAGAATCACGTTCGCAGATGCGAATGGATGTGTGCAGGTGTGATATCTGGGAGTTTAAGTGAGATCCACAGATGCGGAGATTtcaccgcaaaagcggtaccgcagaagcgaatTTTGGACCTCAAAAGCGGAAGTGCTGAGCAGAATGGTTTAAAttgagggtttgccattttcttcatattttgagatatagAGCTCAGATTGAGGTAAATTTTCAAGGGTTTTTCACATGAAGCATTTGGGTAAGGACTCTTGAATTGTTTTTGATTAATCTCCACTAAGATATCATgtattcttcatttaattaaggatttgggttgagaaatttgtgAAAAAGGTGAAACAatccttaggccgaattttgaggttttgatcaagaattttgtatctgatttgagaaattttggtatgggtgaactcgatatcaaatgggtgttcgtattttatgacttttaccagattccgagacgtgggcctgggtctactttttggggcgatttttctaTTCTTTGCTATAATcgtaaatttattatttaaattagtttcttgtagttgtatttatagtatgtaattgcttttggctagatttgggccattcagagtcataaagtaaagggaaaggcattcttatcgattgattgagcgagatttgaggtaactgacttgtctaaccttatgtgggggaaaatCCCCTTAGTTTTTGGTACTGTTATGATATTTGGAATACGTGAAGCCCgcgtacacaaggtgacgagtgtgtattcgggttaattgttgaaaaatctggttcttgctgagtagttttcttttaaatcCTTAACTGAGCTGCTCTAGCCTGTGTAGTCATCATATTTAGTCTAAtgtcgcatgtctacgtgtcttaactcttatttgcaatttgtgcaacatgcttagttgaattagttGCTTCCTTGATTCTTGTATTCAGACATTAATTGTAGGATTCCTTGCTGTAAATTCATTATTCCATAGgttatgagttgtgtatttacttttggaactacgaggcggtacctctggAGCACCCTTATTGCATATTTAGTTTTGGgattacgaggtggtacctcggga
This window encodes:
- the LOC107771224 gene encoding serine/threonine-protein kinase AGC1-7-like encodes the protein MSSKPKPIELPQMSNMPLEDTCQASKCSDSTETSSSSTTPIKPHTGGDVRWDAINSATGRGGSPLGLSNFRLLKRLGYGDIGSVYLVELRGTSTYFAMKVMDKGSLASRNKLLRAETEREILGLLDHPFLPTLYSHFETDKFYCLVMEFCSGGNLHTLRQKQPNKHFTEEAARFYASEVLLALEYLHMLGIVYRDLKPENVLVRDEGHIMLSDFDLSLRCSVNPTLVKSSSVHGGGNVSSGGSILDNDNAVQGCMQPSNFFPRNILPTKKNRKSKSDFGLFVGGSLPELMAEPTNVRSMSFVGTHEYLAPEIIRGEGHGSAVDWWTFGIFLYELLHGTTPFKGSGNRATLFNVVGQPLRFPETPQVSAIARDLIRGLLVKEPHKRIAYKRGATEIKQHPFFEGVNWALVRCAVPPSIPEPVDFTQYASKEASAHYSDKKMPETERHDKNKSTSTDSSYIDFEYF